CGCCAGGACGACCGCGACGGCCTCCCGGACGATCCGGCCCCGGTCGACGGCGAGACCGTGCTCACCGCGCAGGACGAGCCGGGCGTGCTCCAGGTCCATCAGCTCCTCGGCGGAGACGTAGACCGTGATCTTCTCGTCGTGGCGCTCGCGGCCGCTGGGCCGCCGGTTCGCGGTGCGGCCGCCGCGCCGCCGGGCCGCCGCGGGGGCGGGCACCGAGGCGCCGGGCGCGGCCTTGGCGGCCGGTCCCTCGGGCTCGGCCGTGCGGGCGCGCGGCTCCGCGGCCTCGGAGTCCGCCGGAGCGTGCTCCGCGGAGCCCTCGGCCGCCGCCGTGTCGCTCTCGGCCGCCGGTGCGGGGACCGCGCGGCGGGGTGCGGACGCCTGGAGCGCCGTCCCCCCGGTCGTACGGAAGAGTTCGTCGGCTCCGGGCAGACTCACTCGGCGTGACACCGGGCGAGCACCTCCCTGGCGAGCTGACGGTAGGCGGCGGCGCCCACGGAGTTGGAGGCGTACGTGGTGATGGGCTCGCCGGCGACCGTGGTCTCCGGGAAGCGCACGGTCCGCCCGATGACCGTGTGGTACACGTGGTCGTCGAAGGCCTCGACGACGCGCGCGAGGACCTCACGGCTGTGCACGGTCCGGGAGTCGTACATCGTGGCGAGGATGCCGTCGAGCTCCAGCTCGGGGTTGAGCCGCTCCTGGACCTTCTCGATGGTCTCGGTGAGCAGCGCGACACCGCGCAGCGCGAAGAACTCGCATTCCAGCGGCACGATGACCTTGTGAGCGGCCGTCAGGGCGTTCACGGTCAGCAGGCCGAGCGAGGGCTGACAGTCGATCACGATGTAGTCGTAGTCGTTCATCAGCGGCTTCAGGGCGCGCTGGAGCGTCGACTCGCGCGCGACCTCGCTGACCAACTGGACTTCGGCGGCCGAGAGGTCGATGTTGCTCGGCAGCAGGTCCATGTTGGGCACGGCGGTCTTGAGGAGCACCTCGTCCGCCGACATGCCCCGCTCCATGAGCAGGTTGTAGACGGTGAGGTCGAGCTCCATCGGGTTCACGCCGAGGCCGACCGACAGGGCTCCCTGCGGGTCGAAGTCGACGAGCAGCACCCGTCGTCCGTACTCGGCGAGTGCGGCGCCCAGGTTGATGGTCGACGTGGTCTTGCCGACGCCGCCCTTCTGGTTGCACATCGCGATGATCTTCGCGGGTCCGTGGTCGGTCAGGGGACCCGGGATCGGGAAGTACGGCAGGGGCCGTCCGGTGGGGCCGATCCGCTCGCGGCGCTGGCGGGCAGCGTCGGGTGCGAGGGTGGCCGCGTACTCCGGGTCGGGCTCGTACTCGGCGTCGGGGTCGTAGAAGTGCCCCTCGGGCACCTCGTCGTAGGCGGCGAAGTGGGTGGACTCTCGGCCCATCTCGTTGCCGGCCGTGGCGTTCACGTGTAGGCCGTCCATCGTCTTCATCGTGTGGGCACTCGTCATGGGCTGGTGCGTCGCGAAGGTCCGCACCGCGACGGAGCCGATCGGGGCACCTGGCGCACCGCTCCCGGGAGTAAATGTCGACTCATTCACAAGTCGTCTTACCTCCTTGGATGTGACCAGGAACATTTATCGATAGGTCAGCGTGGCACCATGCCGACGGTTGGCGACTCTATGGCGTGTCACCGCTCCGCAGCAACACAATCCGCCGGACCCGGCCCGATGTGTCGGCAACCGAACACGTCTCTGTCAAGGGTGCGCAGGCATGCATCCACACGTTTCAGGGGTGTGCGAAACGGTTAAAGGGTTACGTTCGAGGCGAGTTGCCCGAACGTTTCGGCGGGCGCCGAGACACGGCCGGCCGGACCTTGTCGAACAAGGTCCGGCCGGGTGCGTGATATTGACGGCACGCGTTGACGGGGACGGCGTCAACGGGCCTTCGGGGGTCAGGCCAGGAGGCTGGCGAGCTCGACGTGCTCGAGGCCGTGCGCCTCGGCGACCTCCTTGTAAACCACCTTGCCGTCATGGGTGTTGAGGCCCAGGGCGAGGGCGGAGTCGCGGCGCAGCGCCTCGACCCAGCCGTTGTTCGCCAGCGACACGATGTAGGGCAGCGTGGCGTTGGTGAGGGCGTAGGTGGAGGTGTTCGGGACGGCGCCCGGCATGTTCGCCACGCAGTAGAAGATCGAGTTGTGGACCTGGAAGGTCGGCTCGGCGTGGGTGGTCGGGTGCGAGTCCTCGAAGCAGCCGCCCTGGTCGATCGCAATGTCGACAAGGACACTTCCGGGCTTCATCTTGGCGACGAGCTCGTTGGTGACCAGCTTCGGGGCCTTGGCGCCCGGGATGAGGACGGCGCCGATGACGAGGTCGGCCTCGACGACGGCCTTCTCCAGCTCGAAGGCGTTGGAGACGATCGTCTTGACCTTCGTGCCGAAGATCTTGTCGGCCTCGCGGAGCTTGTTGATGTCGCGGTCGAGCAGGGTCACGTGGAAGCCCAGGCCGATGGCGATCTGCACGGCGTTCCAGCCGGAGACGCCGCCGCCGATGACGACGCACTCGCCGGCGTGGGTGCCGGGGACGCCGCCGGGGAGGACGCCGCGGCCGCCGACCGAGCGCATCAGGTGGTAGGCGCCGACCTGCGGGGCCAGGCGGCCCGCGACCTCGGACATCGGGGCGAGCAGCGGGAGCGCGCGGTTCGCGGTCTCGACCGTCTCGTACGCGATGGCGGTGGTGCCGGACGCCAGGAGCGCGTCCGTGCACTCCTTGGAGGCGGCGAGGTGCAGGTAGGTGAAGAGGGTCTGGTCCTTGCGGAGGCGGTGGTACTCCTCCGCGATGGGCTCCTTGACCTTGAGCAGCAGGTCGGCGGTGGCCCAGACCTCGTCGGCGGTGGCGAGGATCTCGGCGCCGGCGGCGACGTACTCCTCGTCCGTGATCGAGGAGCCGACACCGGCGTTCTGCTCGATGAAGACCTGGTGGCCGTTGCGGACGAGCTCGTGGACACCGGCAGGGGTGATGGCCACACGGAACTCGTTGTTCTTGACCTCGCGGGGGATGCCGACCTTCATCGTCGATCACGGTCCTTGAATCAGGGGGATAACTGGGGCACTGCGATACATACCCGGATGCACTGCAGCGCACCGGGGCAGACCACGTTCGAACGCGGCGCACCCAGTCTAATGAAGGAGTTCCCGCTGTCTAGCCTTTCAAAGTACTAATCTTCGACGGAGCCACTGCGGATTTCGTAGGCTGACGGTTCCGTTTCCAGGAGTCTTTCCGCCGCGGACCGGTGCAGCCCGGCGGCCGCGGGGTCGCCGAGCCGGTCGAGGG
The DNA window shown above is from Streptomyces vietnamensis and carries:
- a CDS encoding ParA family protein gives rise to the protein MKTMDGLHVNATAGNEMGRESTHFAAYDEVPEGHFYDPDAEYEPDPEYAATLAPDAARQRRERIGPTGRPLPYFPIPGPLTDHGPAKIIAMCNQKGGVGKTTSTINLGAALAEYGRRVLLVDFDPQGALSVGLGVNPMELDLTVYNLLMERGMSADEVLLKTAVPNMDLLPSNIDLSAAEVQLVSEVARESTLQRALKPLMNDYDYIVIDCQPSLGLLTVNALTAAHKVIVPLECEFFALRGVALLTETIEKVQERLNPELELDGILATMYDSRTVHSREVLARVVEAFDDHVYHTVIGRTVRFPETTVAGEPITTYASNSVGAAAYRQLAREVLARCHAE
- the ald gene encoding alanine dehydrogenase produces the protein MKVGIPREVKNNEFRVAITPAGVHELVRNGHQVFIEQNAGVGSSITDEEYVAAGAEILATADEVWATADLLLKVKEPIAEEYHRLRKDQTLFTYLHLAASKECTDALLASGTTAIAYETVETANRALPLLAPMSEVAGRLAPQVGAYHLMRSVGGRGVLPGGVPGTHAGECVVIGGGVSGWNAVQIAIGLGFHVTLLDRDINKLREADKIFGTKVKTIVSNAFELEKAVVEADLVIGAVLIPGAKAPKLVTNELVAKMKPGSVLVDIAIDQGGCFEDSHPTTHAEPTFQVHNSIFYCVANMPGAVPNTSTYALTNATLPYIVSLANNGWVEALRRDSALALGLNTHDGKVVYKEVAEAHGLEHVELASLLA